A single Orcinus orca chromosome 2, mOrcOrc1.1, whole genome shotgun sequence DNA region contains:
- the UBAP1L gene encoding ubiquitin-associated protein 1-like, with the protein MNALDGVPFKVPKGFVIGTEPLPGPELSVPDCRELLLGSMYDFSLERRALFWVEAVVRGPCQVQCDALGAASAPPAWLLLVSPEQGLEPMPAAAEGPEARLQEHPEEEEVEEKDQDEEEAFSAMEEEPDPCSPQPSSSASPSLSQHRCSLDVLRDVRSELAGARRRLSECRLAARPRSLLHRIRHRALSLCPGPTSPLGPALPLPSAPVPPPGPEPSLPSTPALPPRPSTAGDVPPLRSHRPVVASLSPHTCLPPPGQVPQPLATHRLHPDSADLLSALSQEEQDLIGPVVALGYPLHRAIMALQKTGRQSLSQFLSYLSACDRLLRQGYEEGLVDEAMEMFQFSESQAGEFLRLSEQFRDMGFQQDRIKEVLLVHGNRREQALEELVACAQ; encoded by the exons TATGACTTCAGCCTGGAGAGGAGGGCACTCTTCTGGGTGGAGGCTGTAGTCCGGGGACCCTGCCAGGTCCAGTGCGATGCCCTGGGGGCAGCTTCAGCCCCTCCCGCCTGGCTCTTGCTGGTCAGCCCTGAGCAAGGGCTGGAGCCCATGCCTGCCGCAGCGGAAGGTCCTGAGGCTAGACTGCAGGAGCATcctgaggaggaagaggtggaggAGAAGGACCAGGATGAGGAAGAAGCCTTCTCTGCCATGGAGGAAGAGCCGGAtccctgcagcccccagcccagctcctcGGCGAGCCCCAGCCTGAGCCAACACCGGTGCTCGCTGGACGTGCTGCGCGACGTGAGGTCGGAGCTGGCCGGGGCGCGGCGGCGGCTCTCTGAGTGCAGGCTGGCCGCCCGCCCCCGCAGTCTCCTGCACCGCATCCGCCACCGAGCTCTGAGCCTCTGCCCTGGCCCCACGTCACCCCTGGGCCCGGCACTCCCGCTCCCCAGCGCCCCAGTGCCACCCCCGGGCCCCGAGCCATCGCTCCCCAGCACCCCTGCGCTGCCCCCGCGGCCCTCCACGGCTGGCGACGTGCCCCCGCTGCGGAGCCACAGGCCCGTGGTTGCG TCCCTCAGCCCGCATACCTGCCTGCCACCTCCTGGGCAGGTGCCCCAGCCTCTCGCCACCCACAGATTGCACCCTGATTCTGCTGATTTGCTGTCCGCCCTGAGCCAGGAGGAGCAAGACCTCATCGGGCCAGTGGTCGCCCTGGGGTATCCCTTGCACAGGGCTATCATGGCTCTACAGAAGACTGGGCGGCAGAGCCTGAGCCAG TTTCTCAGCTACCTTAGCGCCTGTGACCGGCTATTGCGACAGGGCTACGAGGAAGgcctggtggatgaggccatgGAGATGTTCCAGTTCTCCGAGAGCCAG GCAGGGGAGTTCCTGCGCCTCTCAGAGCAGTTCAGAGACATGGGCTTCCAGCAGGACCGGATCAAGGAGGTGCTGCTGGTCCACGGCAACCGCCGTGAGCAAGCCCTGGAGGAGCTGGTAGCCTGCGCCCAGTGA